In Spirochaetota bacterium, a single window of DNA contains:
- a CDS encoding MFS transporter, with protein MKKLENIKIYLNIIASFIIMLCIGSVYSWSIIASKLIKDYNFFTWQTQLIFSMIICIFPITMIFSGKLSNKIKYNYFGYISAILFFAGYFLTGISKGSFFIILLTFGIIVGIATGLGYWVSLTSPVQLLPSKKGLITGIAAAGFGLGSAIFSEFSEFFLIQNNNIMDFLKTVGIIYGLIILIFSILIFDKKRSVKEKIDNNIKNENIENKTSKSNIFYFIKSNNFIKLFIGIFLGTFAGLLIIGNLKIIGENNQISDHILILGISLFAVANFTGRIFWGILSDHVDTSICIFLDLLIQAVSIFSLNYLISSDYLYLIIVFLIGFGFGGNFVLFAKETAQVFGVDKLGLIYPYVFLGYAFAGIFGPISGGLLFDLYKKFDYSIFLASFVSLIGSFIFFLEFINLKKKIN; from the coding sequence ATGAAGAAGTTAGAAAATATTAAAATATATTTGAATATCATTGCATCTTTTATAATTATGTTATGTATCGGTAGTGTTTATTCATGGAGTATAATAGCTTCAAAATTAATTAAAGATTATAATTTTTTTACATGGCAGACACAATTAATTTTTAGTATGATAATATGTATTTTCCCTATCACTATGATATTTTCAGGAAAATTAAGTAATAAAATAAAATATAATTATTTTGGTTATATTTCTGCAATCTTATTTTTTGCTGGATATTTTTTAACTGGGATTTCCAAAGGAAGTTTTTTTATAATTTTATTAACTTTTGGAATTATAGTTGGAATAGCTACAGGATTAGGATATTGGGTTTCTTTAACATCCCCGGTTCAATTATTACCAAGCAAAAAAGGTCTTATTACAGGTATAGCAGCTGCAGGATTTGGTCTTGGGTCAGCAATTTTTTCAGAGTTTTCAGAGTTTTTTTTAATACAGAATAATAATATAATGGATTTTTTAAAAACAGTGGGAATTATTTATGGATTAATTATATTAATTTTTTCTATATTAATATTTGATAAGAAAAGATCTGTTAAAGAAAAAATTGATAATAATATAAAAAATGAAAATATAGAAAATAAGACAAGTAAAAGTAATATATTTTATTTTATAAAATCTAATAATTTTATAAAATTATTTATTGGTATTTTTCTTGGAACCTTTGCTGGTTTATTAATAATTGGGAATTTGAAAATAATTGGAGAAAATAATCAAATCTCTGATCACATATTGATATTAGGTATTTCTTTATTTGCAGTTGCAAATTTTACAGGGAGAATCTTTTGGGGAATACTCAGTGATCATGTTGATACAAGCATTTGTATATTTTTAGATTTATTGATACAAGCTGTATCAATATTTTCTCTTAATTATTTAATTTCTTCAGATTATTTATATTTAATAATTGTATTTTTAATTGGTTTTGGTTTTGGAGGAAATTTTGTTCTTTTTGCGAAGGAAACCGCTCAAGTTTTTGGTGTTGATAAACTTGGTTTAATATATCCATATGTTTTTTTAGGTTATGCTTTTGCTGGTATATTTGGGCCAATAAGTGGAGGTTTGCTTTTTGATCTTTATAAAAAATTTGATTATTCAATATTTCTTGCTTCTTTTGTAAGCCTAATAGGAAGCTTTATCTTTTTTCTTGAATTTATAAATCTTAAAAAGAAAATTAATTAA
- a CDS encoding cation diffusion facilitator family transporter translates to MKIQQNCFSINKYFEKINLGYFEGVLSIILNTILFILKIWVGIQSKSISMIADAWHTISDSLTSLVVIVGFSVAAKPKDEQHPFGHGRAEVIAAIIIGTLLAVVGFNFIVDSIKNLINKISAHFSITSIIVFVFSSIFKELLASFSIWAGKKINSKSLVADGWHHRSDAFASFIIVLAAIFGKFIWWIDGILGIIVSILILWTSFDIAKGASNLLLGEKPDESLTKRIEDIIYGVSEEISDIHHIHIHRYGDHLEITLHIRMNGIKDINYAHDIANAIEKKIREELKAETTIHIEPQK, encoded by the coding sequence GTGAAGATTCAACAAAACTGTTTTTCAATAAACAAATATTTTGAAAAAATCAATCTTGGTTATTTTGAAGGGGTATTGTCTATTATTTTGAATACTATTCTATTCATTTTAAAAATATGGGTAGGCATTCAGTCTAAAAGTATTTCAATGATAGCTGATGCATGGCATACAATCTCTGATAGTTTAACTTCACTTGTAGTTATTGTTGGGTTTTCAGTTGCAGCAAAACCTAAAGATGAACAACATCCTTTTGGGCATGGAAGAGCAGAAGTTATTGCTGCTATTATTATTGGGACATTGCTTGCAGTTGTGGGGTTTAATTTTATTGTTGATTCTATTAAAAACTTAATAAACAAAATTAGTGCTCATTTTAGTATAACTTCTATTATTGTTTTTGTTTTTTCTTCAATTTTTAAAGAGTTACTTGCTTCATTTTCAATATGGGCAGGGAAAAAGATAAATAGTAAATCACTTGTTGCTGATGGTTGGCATCATAGAAGTGATGCATTTGCTTCTTTTATAATAGTTTTAGCTGCGATATTCGGGAAGTTTATATGGTGGATTGATGGAATTTTGGGTATAATAGTTTCAATTTTAATTTTATGGACATCTTTTGATATAGCAAAAGGAGCTTCAAATTTACTTCTTGGTGAAAAACCAGATGAAAGTTTAACAAAAAGAATAGAAGATATAATATATGGTGTTTCAGAAGAAATATCAGATATACATCATATTCATATTCATAGGTACGGAGATCACCTCGAAATTACTTTACATATAAGGATGAATGGAATTAAAGATATAAATTATGCTCATGATATAGCTAATGCTATCGAAAAAAAAATAAGGGAAGAGTTGAAAGCTGAAACAACTATTCATATTGAGCCTCAAAAATAA
- a CDS encoding DUF2127 domain-containing protein translates to MKKIRISAIIMIFHGALLEIGAIFLYLPSLISKDIKFNIPDFANFIVPYFKENMNLMIVMSFIYGVVRVFGAIGILKNRMWGFSLSVIICSITMVLMVFMLPFGIIDGILSCIALILMLEGYFGKKKI, encoded by the coding sequence ATGAAAAAAATTAGAATATCTGCTATAATAATGATTTTCCATGGTGCTTTATTGGAAATAGGAGCAATTTTTTTGTATTTACCATCCTTAATTTCTAAAGATATAAAATTTAACATCCCAGATTTTGCCAATTTCATAGTTCCATATTTTAAAGAAAACATGAACTTAATGATAGTTATGAGTTTTATTTATGGTGTAGTTAGAGTTTTTGGAGCTATTGGGATATTAAAAAATAGAATGTGGGGGTTTTCACTATCGGTTATAATTTGTTCTATTACAATGGTTTTAATGGTTTTTATGCTTCCATTTGGAATAATCGATGGGATTTTAAGTTGCATTGCTTTAATTTTAATGCTTGAAGGTTACTTTGGCAAAAAGAAGATTTAG
- a CDS encoding sigma 54-interacting transcriptional regulator codes for MDKIVVICGTENTRKALHRQLEDLFKDLLLIESYAIDNEIKNKINGDLIIISSKLILEDSLKYLENRSKIIVAKRVLNYKAIEELLFIPSGEEVLFVNDCKETTYECLEWLDKIGINHVKFIPFYPGCVLERDLEYAITPGEIEYVPKKVKNIIDIGPRLIDISSIFEIIKEMKLSFDIGEKVSLTYFNKILELGKNILEITKEKSKINECIKLIFNDMKDVIVAYDEKGFIKFVNEKKDFLFIKQINKINSIFDIFSNPKLIQFLTNNNYKEKYLYEIRNFKFLVSKIYLEKEKLNVAIFKDLSEYDEYEKKRLNDLYSKGYYAKYTFDDIIGKSYSINFIKEVAKKIAVSENTVLIEGETGTGKELLASAIHNESKRKSYPFVAINFSSLPESLAESELFGYEEGAFTGALKGGKIGLFEQANKGTIFLDEIGDASLSLQKKLLRVLQEKEIMRIGGNKIIPIDVRIIAATNKNLIKLIEYGQFREDLYYRLKVIYIKIPPLRERKDDILILFNYFMQKKGLNLNIDNEVENLLINYRWPGNVRELKNIVEYISEVCNKKELKIRDLPEDILILKQDINRKDLQLLMNIINELDRKGERISRRSIKKYCEERNIKLTEQMIRTRLKELAKSGYIEIKKGRNGIFLK; via the coding sequence ATGGATAAAATTGTTGTTATCTGTGGAACTGAAAATACAAGGAAAGCTCTTCATAGACAATTAGAGGATCTATTTAAGGATCTTCTTTTAATTGAATCATATGCTATAGATAATGAAATAAAAAATAAAATAAATGGCGATTTAATAATAATTTCTAGTAAACTTATTCTTGAAGATTCATTAAAGTATTTAGAAAATAGGTCTAAAATTATTGTAGCTAAGAGAGTTTTAAATTATAAAGCAATTGAAGAATTGCTTTTTATTCCTTCAGGAGAGGAAGTTTTATTTGTAAATGATTGTAAAGAAACAACCTATGAATGTTTAGAATGGCTTGATAAAATAGGAATAAATCATGTTAAATTTATACCTTTCTATCCAGGGTGTGTGTTGGAAAGAGATTTAGAATATGCAATTACTCCAGGTGAAATTGAATATGTTCCAAAAAAAGTAAAAAATATTATAGATATAGGGCCAAGGCTTATTGATATTTCTTCTATATTCGAAATTATAAAAGAGATGAAATTAAGTTTTGATATTGGAGAGAAAGTTTCTTTAACATATTTTAATAAGATATTAGAATTAGGTAAGAATATATTAGAAATTACTAAAGAAAAGTCAAAAATAAATGAATGTATAAAGCTTATTTTTAATGACATGAAGGATGTTATTGTTGCATATGATGAAAAAGGTTTTATTAAATTTGTAAATGAAAAAAAAGATTTTTTATTTATTAAACAAATTAATAAAATTAATTCAATTTTTGATATCTTTAGTAATCCTAAATTGATACAGTTTCTTACAAACAATAATTATAAAGAAAAATATTTATATGAAATTAGAAATTTTAAATTTTTAGTTTCCAAAATTTATCTTGAAAAAGAAAAATTAAATGTTGCAATATTTAAAGACTTAAGCGAGTACGATGAATATGAAAAGAAAAGATTAAATGATTTATATTCTAAAGGCTACTATGCAAAATATACATTTGATGATATTATAGGTAAGAGTTATTCTATAAATTTTATTAAAGAAGTAGCGAAAAAAATAGCTGTTTCAGAAAATACAGTATTGATAGAAGGTGAGACAGGTACTGGAAAAGAATTATTAGCATCTGCCATACATAATGAATCTAAAAGAAAATCTTATCCATTTGTAGCTATCAATTTTTCATCATTACCGGAATCTCTTGCAGAGAGTGAACTTTTTGGGTATGAAGAAGGAGCCTTTACTGGGGCATTAAAAGGTGGAAAAATTGGTCTTTTTGAACAAGCTAATAAAGGTACTATCTTTTTGGATGAAATAGGAGATGCTTCTCTATCTTTGCAGAAAAAATTATTAAGAGTATTGCAAGAAAAAGAAATAATGAGAATTGGTGGTAATAAGATTATTCCTATAGATGTAAGGATTATAGCAGCTACCAATAAAAATTTAATTAAACTTATAGAATATGGTCAGTTCAGAGAAGATCTTTATTATAGATTAAAGGTTATCTATATTAAGATTCCTCCTTTAAGAGAAAGAAAAGACGATATATTAATTTTATTTAATTATTTTATGCAAAAAAAAGGATTGAATTTAAATATAGATAACGAGGTAGAAAATCTTTTAATTAACTACAGATGGCCAGGCAATGTTAGAGAGTTAAAAAATATAGTAGAATATATTTCAGAAGTTTGTAATAAAAAAGAATTAAAAATTAGAGATCTTCCTGAAGATATATTAATTTTAAAACAGGATATAAATAGAAAGGATTTACAATTATTGATGAATATTATTAATGAGCTTGATAGAAAGGGAGAAAGAATAAGTAGAAGAAGCATAAAAAAATATTGTGAAGAGAGAAATATTAAATTAACAGAACAAATGATAAGAACAAGATTAAAAGAATTGGCTAAATCTGGATATATTGAAATTAAAAAGGGTAGAAATGGAATATTTCTAAAATAA